In Sutterella faecalis, a genomic segment contains:
- a CDS encoding GntR family transcriptional regulator, translating to MSTANKPDAHRYQAVAQALIRNIESGVYADGRLPGRRRLESDFKASRSTIDSALEILEREHWITRSCRTRPVITVKDLAFEEKLRHFLARSGFKPPRMNEAFRREDVAKLNMSSEPGSDFISLSKLCDEHWDDHLSYDLEVAGVTAALRSYRSSRSEMFATGGMPALKAALCEHLPSIGIHAKPSEVLIISRRLQAYRLISEVLIGPSAEFWYPSVSLIRYYGIAERHTSWRREMPVDSDGRIDFSGFELSKRPKVLALEPDAAKPLGGTLNEAERLMLVEAARRTGAFLIEDCYTRLVEPTATKPPLSALDPGKECVIYMGAVPAWLTPIGCFNFIVANERLIRQLMASGRRDYLSPGLFSQLVAEKLFSENLLPEMVSRFEVFHRKRIAQVNAILARELGDRFSWRVPAGFGCVWLDLKGVNLSRLYRHRCGVDFEPGWFYGEKEKRHVLLRYTIPIATFEEGVSILRRNIEACG from the coding sequence ATGTCTACTGCCAATAAACCTGACGCGCATCGTTATCAAGCGGTGGCTCAGGCGCTCATCCGCAATATTGAATCCGGCGTATACGCTGACGGCCGCCTGCCGGGGCGTCGTCGGCTTGAAAGTGATTTCAAGGCATCTCGAAGCACGATTGACTCTGCGCTCGAGATTCTCGAGCGCGAACATTGGATTACGCGCAGTTGCAGAACGCGCCCGGTCATTACAGTGAAGGATCTCGCTTTTGAGGAAAAACTGAGACATTTCCTTGCCCGCAGCGGCTTCAAGCCGCCCCGCATGAATGAGGCCTTTCGTCGGGAAGATGTTGCAAAACTCAATATGAGTTCAGAACCGGGTTCAGACTTCATCAGTCTCTCAAAGCTTTGTGATGAGCATTGGGACGATCATCTCTCTTACGACCTGGAGGTGGCAGGCGTGACGGCGGCGCTTAGGTCCTATCGTTCGAGTAGAAGCGAAATGTTCGCTACGGGCGGCATGCCGGCTCTGAAAGCTGCGCTTTGCGAACACCTCCCGTCCATCGGGATTCATGCAAAACCCTCTGAAGTACTCATCATTTCCCGGCGTCTTCAGGCTTATCGCCTGATCAGCGAAGTTCTCATCGGCCCTTCCGCGGAATTCTGGTACCCGTCCGTCTCGCTCATCCGCTACTACGGCATTGCCGAGCGGCATACGTCATGGCGGCGAGAAATGCCGGTTGATAGTGACGGCCGCATTGATTTTTCTGGGTTTGAGCTTTCGAAGCGCCCTAAAGTCCTCGCACTGGAGCCGGATGCGGCAAAACCTCTAGGCGGGACCCTCAATGAAGCCGAGCGCCTGATGCTCGTTGAAGCCGCACGTCGTACCGGAGCCTTTTTGATAGAGGACTGCTACACGAGGCTCGTGGAGCCGACGGCGACGAAGCCGCCTCTCTCGGCACTTGATCCGGGAAAAGAATGCGTGATCTATATGGGAGCAGTGCCCGCGTGGCTCACGCCCATAGGCTGCTTCAACTTCATTGTGGCGAACGAACGGCTAATTCGACAGCTGATGGCTTCAGGAAGACGGGATTACTTGTCTCCCGGACTCTTCTCTCAGCTTGTCGCTGAGAAGCTCTTTTCGGAAAATCTCCTTCCTGAAATGGTCAGTCGCTTTGAGGTTTTTCACCGCAAGCGGATCGCCCAGGTTAACGCGATCCTTGCGCGCGAGCTTGGGGATCGCTTTTCCTGGCGCGTGCCTGCAGGCTTTGGATGCGTTTGGCTCGATCTCAAGGGAGTGAATCTGAGTCGGCTTTATCGGCATCGGTGCGGCGTTGATTTTGAGCCCGGGTGGTTTTACGGCGAAAAGGAAAAGCGGCACGTACTTTTGCGCTATACCATTCCGATTGCGACCTTTGAGGAAGGCGTGAGCATACTTAGAAGGAATATCGAAGCCTGCGGCTGA
- a CDS encoding response regulator, which yields MRILLVEDDPMIADAVKAALSDEAHAVHLVTNGRNALAQLSVNTFQLVLLDLGLPSVDGMTVLRTMRAEKNDTPVIILTARDDLEDRLQGLDAGADDYLVKPFHMSELLARMRAVMRRRNGASDNNLTNGVLTLHMDTKTAEMNGKDFTLTKREFALLNALLARPGAILSRRALEDRIYGAGEEPESNAVEYLIHSLRKKLGADAIRNVRGLGWMVASRDAAARS from the coding sequence ATGCGCATCCTCCTTGTTGAAGACGATCCGATGATTGCCGACGCCGTCAAGGCGGCGCTTTCTGATGAAGCCCACGCAGTTCATCTCGTAACCAACGGCAGGAACGCGCTCGCGCAGCTCTCGGTCAACACTTTCCAGCTCGTGCTTCTCGACCTCGGGCTCCCCTCGGTCGACGGTATGACGGTGCTCCGCACCATGCGCGCGGAAAAGAACGATACGCCGGTCATCATCCTCACCGCCCGAGACGATCTCGAGGATCGTCTCCAGGGGCTCGACGCCGGTGCGGACGACTATCTCGTGAAGCCCTTCCACATGAGCGAGCTCCTTGCCCGCATGAGGGCCGTCATGAGAAGACGCAACGGCGCGTCGGACAACAATCTCACGAACGGCGTCCTCACGCTTCACATGGATACGAAGACGGCCGAAATGAACGGGAAGGACTTCACGCTCACGAAGCGTGAATTTGCACTACTCAATGCCCTCCTTGCCCGACCGGGAGCCATTCTTTCCCGCCGGGCGCTCGAAGACCGCATCTATGGGGCCGGCGAAGAACCCGAAAGCAACGCCGTCGAATATCTGATTCATTCGCTCAGAAAGAAGCTCGGCGCTGACGCCATCAGGAACGTACGAGGCTTGGGCTGGATGGTCGCAAGCCGCGATGCCGCGGCCCGCAGCTGA
- a CDS encoding phosphate-starvation-inducible protein PsiE translates to MTASGSSSTPPANQPHRHADADTQLPEGPCRQCAFPTDPAAATSVESPKLTSASLVINLWLTYAQAAALIAIAIAAVGGIGQAAWEMIAARSISLGDLLMLFLYVEILSMVKGASLGTREIPIHTPIALAIVAVARYIVVDVEHINALTMASTAGAILLLVIALWILKKTLRSRDA, encoded by the coding sequence ATGACTGCTTCAGGTTCTTCTTCCACCCCGCCCGCCAATCAACCGCATCGTCACGCGGATGCCGACACACAGCTTCCCGAAGGTCCCTGCCGCCAGTGCGCCTTCCCGACCGACCCTGCCGCGGCAACATCCGTTGAGTCGCCGAAGCTCACGTCCGCGAGCCTCGTCATCAACCTCTGGCTCACCTACGCGCAGGCCGCGGCGCTCATTGCCATCGCCATTGCCGCCGTGGGCGGCATCGGTCAGGCCGCATGGGAAATGATCGCCGCGAGAAGCATCAGCCTGGGCGACCTCCTGATGCTCTTCCTCTATGTGGAGATTCTCTCCATGGTGAAGGGAGCATCCCTCGGCACGCGTGAAATTCCGATTCATACGCCGATCGCGCTCGCGATTGTTGCGGTCGCCCGCTACATCGTGGTCGACGTCGAGCACATCAACGCGCTCACGATGGCTTCAACCGCCGGCGCGATTCTTCTCCTCGTGATTGCACTCTGGATTCTCAAGAAGACGCTTCGCTCCCGCGACGCCTGA
- a CDS encoding LexA family protein — MTEKKLTPEETPLKRQPGRPRKADDEVQGRFLTMRVNEALMQAVKERGGSRWAREALLDALRRSGGVLSPGIKPETIQIPSEKSSEAALPRLDLRAACGFPAPAAESETEETDLYDLLVPKPGKTILVEASGDSMVDAGIYEGDLLIVEVSSEARSGQIVLVCYDGNFLVKRLKVIDGRPELRSENDAVNYPVLKPRPTEQFVIEGIVRHVIRSFR, encoded by the coding sequence ATGACCGAAAAAAAGCTTACGCCCGAAGAGACCCCGCTCAAGCGCCAGCCCGGACGTCCCCGGAAAGCGGACGACGAGGTTCAGGGGCGTTTTCTCACGATGCGCGTGAACGAAGCCCTCATGCAGGCCGTCAAGGAGCGCGGCGGCTCGCGCTGGGCGAGAGAGGCGCTCCTCGATGCCCTTCGGAGAAGCGGCGGAGTGCTCTCCCCTGGGATCAAGCCTGAAACCATTCAGATCCCCAGTGAGAAATCCTCCGAAGCCGCACTTCCCAGGCTCGACCTGCGCGCGGCCTGCGGGTTCCCTGCGCCGGCGGCAGAGTCGGAAACCGAGGAAACGGACCTCTACGACCTTCTCGTTCCCAAACCCGGGAAAACCATTCTGGTTGAAGCCTCCGGCGACTCCATGGTGGATGCCGGCATCTACGAGGGAGACCTCCTCATTGTCGAAGTGTCTTCAGAAGCCCGAAGCGGCCAGATCGTGCTCGTCTGCTACGACGGGAACTTCCTCGTGAAGCGCCTCAAGGTAATCGACGGGAGGCCCGAACTTCGAAGCGAAAACGACGCGGTGAACTACCCCGTCCTCAAGCCCAGGCCTACCGAACAGTTCGTCATTGAGGGCATCGTGCGGCATGTGATCCGCTCCTTCCGGTGA
- a CDS encoding ATP-binding protein — translation MSEILKRFKETISEIRTALRTPHSANPSFTLRASLCCAGAIVAFSLVASASIFAVSYFEAAESQEDRLEEVAGILARSRIAFSQKGNSFEALYMDDEDFEDRYIVDEDDPRAGLPAGADILIQTLHRTGRALRLRLERPLRDGYHTLKIHGADYRVFVLTVNVGGRHVVTAERKSAVWKEAWADTINLIIPFLVLSVLLSLWIWFFLWQMMRPVKRLAADLGHRSGDALSPMALTGMPSELLPLLTAFNGLLARVETLREQEARFVADAAHELRSPLAALSLQAERLEKEDLSPAARERLSTLRAGIDRAVRQVSQLLTLKRAQSKTSAKTSDQERRQGAAPQKADIISAFNEAIQSVYWEAEKLGLTLEVEGIEDLPPGAEPSLPMNFDDLFTILRNLLENAVRYSPAGTAVTLQLVSMNPPVIRVSDNGPGIPAAERERVMEPFYRRLGTGVSGTGLGLAIVKTLCDRWNLAVELDEAHPGNTEAPGLAVTIRKR, via the coding sequence TTGAGCGAAATCCTGAAGCGTTTCAAGGAAACGATCTCTGAAATCCGGACGGCGCTCCGCACGCCTCATTCTGCAAACCCGTCCTTCACGCTCCGCGCGAGCCTCTGCTGCGCGGGAGCGATCGTTGCGTTTTCGCTCGTTGCTTCAGCCTCGATCTTTGCGGTCTCCTACTTTGAAGCCGCGGAATCTCAGGAAGACCGCCTCGAGGAAGTGGCGGGCATCCTCGCGCGCTCCCGCATTGCCTTCAGCCAGAAAGGAAACTCCTTTGAAGCGCTTTACATGGACGATGAGGACTTCGAAGACCGCTACATCGTCGACGAAGATGACCCCAGGGCAGGACTCCCCGCCGGGGCAGACATCCTCATTCAGACGCTTCACCGCACGGGCCGCGCATTGAGACTGAGGCTCGAACGTCCTTTAAGGGACGGCTACCACACGCTCAAAATTCACGGAGCCGACTACCGCGTCTTCGTTCTGACGGTGAATGTTGGCGGAAGACACGTCGTCACGGCGGAAAGGAAATCCGCCGTCTGGAAGGAAGCCTGGGCCGATACGATCAACCTCATCATTCCCTTCCTTGTTCTCTCGGTTCTCCTTTCCCTCTGGATCTGGTTCTTCCTCTGGCAGATGATGCGGCCGGTCAAGCGCCTTGCCGCGGATCTCGGCCACAGATCGGGCGACGCGCTCTCGCCCATGGCGCTCACCGGCATGCCTTCAGAGCTCCTGCCGCTTCTCACGGCCTTCAACGGCCTTCTCGCCCGCGTTGAAACGCTCCGGGAACAGGAAGCGCGGTTTGTGGCGGACGCCGCGCACGAACTTCGCTCTCCGCTCGCGGCCCTTTCGCTTCAGGCTGAGCGCCTTGAGAAGGAAGACCTTTCGCCTGCAGCGAGGGAGCGCCTCTCCACCCTTCGCGCCGGCATCGACCGTGCAGTGCGTCAGGTGAGTCAGCTCCTTACATTGAAGCGCGCGCAGTCGAAGACGTCAGCCAAAACTTCCGATCAGGAGCGCCGACAGGGTGCGGCTCCCCAGAAAGCGGACATCATCAGCGCCTTCAACGAAGCCATCCAGTCCGTCTACTGGGAGGCGGAAAAGCTCGGCCTTACGCTTGAAGTTGAGGGCATTGAGGATCTGCCTCCAGGAGCCGAACCGTCGCTCCCCATGAATTTCGACGACCTCTTCACGATTCTGAGGAATCTCCTCGAAAACGCCGTCCGGTATTCCCCGGCCGGCACTGCCGTGACCTTGCAGCTCGTCAGCATGAATCCGCCCGTCATCCGCGTTTCCGACAACGGCCCGGGGATTCCGGCCGCCGAACGCGAGCGCGTGATGGAGCCCTTCTACCGTCGTCTTGGAACGGGGGTCTCCGGCACGGGTCTCGGACTCGCTATCGTGAAGACCCTCTGCGACCGCTGGAATCTCGCCGTGGAGCTCGATGAAGCGCATCCCGGAAATACGGAAGCGCCGGGCCTCGCGGTCACGATCCGGAAGCGATAG
- a CDS encoding Y-family DNA polymerase, which yields MEFISLKSPERVERLRALGQLRDTADAGSERIPTETSASRSSKRLGLDPRQVICLIDANKFYCACERVIDPSLRGKPLVVLTNNDGCVAALTPEAKALGIRRGMPAFKFRSLVEEGKVEWRSSNYELYGSVSKNIAAILADMAVRIERYSIDENFADITGIPGDPAELGRAMKARIYEWQRIPACVGIANTKTLAKLANHLAKEWPVFGGVINWLDLAPHRREKAMSITPLTEVWGIGRRMGEALQNLGIHTVLDFWKMDPSFIRARWGVVLERTWRELHGIPCIPFDEEAAPREQIIRSRSFGHPVTDLESLAAAVSQHMADAAMTLRQQKSAAGEVGVFFHTNFFRGDLPQQNVSRVVKLPLPTSDTLILTKIAVGIVERFRREGFAYQKAGVILSDIRPEQSSDIPETLFCEASDREKERRRALMETLDGLARIYGRGIVTTASTQLATGWEARHEKLSRCYLTRREEILRAH from the coding sequence ATGGAATTCATCTCTCTTAAATCACCCGAACGAGTGGAAAGGCTGAGGGCGCTTGGGCAATTGCGGGACACGGCCGATGCCGGGAGTGAGAGGATTCCGACGGAGACTTCCGCATCGCGCTCGTCGAAACGCCTGGGGCTCGATCCCCGGCAGGTGATCTGCCTGATTGACGCCAACAAGTTCTACTGCGCCTGCGAACGCGTGATTGATCCGTCGCTGAGAGGAAAACCCCTTGTTGTGCTCACGAACAACGACGGGTGCGTGGCGGCGCTGACGCCCGAAGCGAAGGCGCTCGGCATCCGCCGCGGGATGCCGGCATTTAAGTTCAGAAGCCTCGTGGAAGAGGGAAAAGTCGAATGGCGAAGCTCCAACTACGAGCTTTACGGATCCGTCTCCAAAAACATTGCGGCGATTCTTGCCGATATGGCGGTGCGGATCGAGCGCTATTCGATTGATGAAAACTTCGCTGACATTACCGGCATTCCGGGCGACCCCGCGGAACTCGGGCGCGCCATGAAGGCGCGGATCTACGAGTGGCAGAGAATTCCAGCATGCGTCGGGATTGCAAATACGAAAACGCTCGCCAAGCTCGCCAACCACCTCGCCAAGGAGTGGCCTGTTTTCGGGGGCGTCATCAACTGGCTCGATCTTGCGCCCCATCGCCGCGAAAAGGCGATGTCGATTACGCCCTTGACGGAAGTATGGGGAATCGGAAGGCGGATGGGAGAGGCACTGCAGAATCTCGGCATTCACACAGTGCTCGACTTCTGGAAGATGGATCCGTCATTCATCCGTGCGCGCTGGGGCGTGGTGCTCGAGCGCACGTGGCGGGAGCTCCACGGCATTCCCTGCATTCCCTTTGACGAGGAGGCGGCTCCCCGAGAGCAGATCATCCGGAGCCGATCCTTCGGGCATCCGGTGACGGACCTCGAGTCGCTCGCTGCCGCGGTGTCGCAGCACATGGCCGATGCGGCCATGACGCTCCGGCAGCAAAAGAGCGCGGCCGGCGAGGTCGGCGTCTTCTTCCATACGAATTTCTTCCGGGGCGACCTTCCGCAGCAGAACGTGTCGCGGGTCGTGAAGCTCCCCCTTCCGACATCCGACACGCTGATTCTCACGAAAATCGCCGTGGGGATCGTTGAGCGCTTTCGCCGCGAAGGCTTTGCCTATCAGAAGGCGGGCGTCATTCTTTCCGACATCCGTCCTGAGCAGTCGTCGGATATTCCGGAAACGCTTTTTTGCGAAGCGTCAGACCGGGAAAAGGAAAGGCGGCGCGCCTTGATGGAAACGCTCGACGGGCTCGCGAGGATCTACGGCCGCGGGATCGTGACCACCGCCAGCACGCAGCTCGCGACCGGCTGGGAAGCGAGGCACGAGAAGCTCTCGCGCTGCTACCTCACGCGGCGGGAGGAAATCCTGAGGGCGCATTGA
- a CDS encoding LexA family protein yields MTSSPTPQEMRPQPSVRRRIGLVCRHSPRYLLKRLSLSAGCGFPSPAADCRDERVTLDQILVRRPLSSFLIEVEGDAMADAGILSGDILVIDRSAEKRSGSIVLASYQGELLIRRLRFDAKGNPELHAENPLYRHAAIRPRKGEQFDIEGVAVGLTRELQ; encoded by the coding sequence ATGACTTCTTCCCCAACGCCTCAGGAAATGCGGCCGCAGCCTTCCGTCCGCCGTCGGATAGGCCTGGTCTGCCGTCATTCCCCGCGCTATCTGCTCAAGCGCCTCTCGCTTTCCGCGGGATGCGGCTTCCCATCGCCCGCGGCGGACTGCAGGGACGAGCGCGTGACGCTCGACCAGATCCTTGTGCGCCGGCCGCTCTCGTCCTTTCTCATTGAGGTCGAGGGCGACGCCATGGCGGATGCGGGCATTCTTTCGGGCGACATTCTCGTGATCGACCGGTCTGCTGAAAAGCGAAGCGGCAGCATCGTGCTTGCGTCCTATCAGGGCGAACTTCTGATCCGGCGGCTGAGGTTCGACGCCAAGGGGAACCCGGAGCTTCATGCCGAAAACCCGCTCTACCGCCATGCGGCAATCCGCCCGCGCAAGGGCGAGCAGTTCGACATCGAGGGCGTGGCGGTCGGGCTTACGCGGGAGCTGCAGTGA
- a CDS encoding porin, whose protein sequence is MFKKTLAAAAILGAFAGSAFAADVTLYGKVDYGFGFTNTSVDGQDDVNSFQLKSGQNSGSRFGLKGTEDLGNGMKVGFSLENGFAADDGTIDNNGRLFGREALLYVQGAFGEVSFGRAGQLMSGNGRYGMWTSNVNALGTGWGDVMGLPQVSNAKAYQRFDNLITYQTPSFAGFTVTVQYSMKNDSTNDQNTGVANDAGDENKANVDRYYGIGAQYKNGPFQAVAIVDSINYDSSKKAVSTEKRYEDDSLNVALGGSYDFGVVKAYLAGTYSENATGWGKLKNLTFTGKAATGTAYDATVDGYGVMASVDVPAFGGTAKFGVGYGEAEQSKVASGVDKPEFKTYTVGAGYTYNLSKRTMLYTAADYVKADYNKAAGDKDADAYSVIAGMVHSF, encoded by the coding sequence ATGTTTAAGAAGACTCTTGCTGCAGCTGCAATCCTCGGCGCTTTTGCCGGTTCCGCTTTTGCTGCTGACGTTACGCTCTATGGTAAGGTTGACTATGGTTTTGGCTTCACCAACACCTCTGTTGATGGCCAGGATGACGTCAATTCCTTCCAGCTGAAGTCCGGCCAGAATTCCGGCAGCCGTTTCGGCCTTAAGGGCACTGAAGACCTCGGCAACGGCATGAAGGTTGGCTTCTCCCTCGAAAACGGTTTTGCTGCCGACGATGGCACGATCGATAACAATGGTCGTCTCTTTGGCCGTGAAGCCCTCCTCTATGTCCAGGGTGCTTTCGGTGAAGTTTCCTTCGGCCGTGCTGGTCAGCTCATGTCGGGCAATGGCCGTTACGGCATGTGGACCAGCAATGTGAACGCACTCGGTACGGGCTGGGGTGACGTTATGGGTCTGCCGCAGGTTTCTAATGCTAAAGCCTATCAGCGCTTCGACAATCTCATTACGTATCAGACTCCGTCTTTTGCCGGCTTCACAGTTACTGTCCAGTATTCCATGAAGAACGACAGCACCAATGATCAGAATACCGGTGTAGCTAATGACGCTGGTGACGAGAACAAAGCCAACGTTGATCGTTACTACGGCATTGGTGCACAGTACAAGAATGGCCCCTTCCAGGCTGTGGCGATTGTTGACTCCATCAACTACGACTCCTCTAAGAAGGCAGTTTCCACCGAAAAGCGTTATGAAGATGATTCTCTGAACGTCGCGCTTGGCGGTTCTTATGACTTCGGCGTTGTTAAGGCCTACCTTGCTGGTACGTATTCTGAAAATGCTACCGGCTGGGGCAAACTGAAGAACCTTACCTTTACTGGTAAAGCTGCTACGGGAACTGCATACGATGCAACTGTTGATGGCTACGGCGTAATGGCCAGCGTTGACGTTCCCGCTTTCGGTGGTACTGCCAAGTTCGGCGTCGGCTACGGCGAAGCGGAGCAGAGCAAGGTTGCTTCCGGTGTGGACAAGCCTGAATTCAAGACCTACACGGTCGGTGCCGGCTACACCTACAACCTCTCGAAGCGCACGATGCTTTACACGGCTGCCGACTACGTCAAGGCTGATTACAACAAGGCCGCTGGCGACAAGGACGCGGATGCTTATTCCGTCATCGCCGGCATGGTTCACAGCTTCTAA
- a CDS encoding flavocytochrome c, producing the protein MKCFKIAAAALITIAAFSSQAADGVFRGEAMGHNDLVVVDVTVKGDKITDVKIVKSLETPAVSELPKKVIPEMIVENQSLKIDRISGATFSSFAIVGAVKDALTKAGIDASKFLQGSSHRYLFTVPAESEADVVIVGGGGAGVSAAVSAARAGAKVILLEKMSFLGGNTVLAGGALNAADPALEGKQKMSGGQRAMVEGLLAEEPRNELHRALIAACRTKWEAHVAKTPDVLFDCEELHALQTWKAGDYAANLELVDKLARLAPDTVKLLASMGFDWNDFTSQYVGAIWPRSHDAKYFTSGQGYIDTYRETIRKENLPVTIYYQTKAENLITKNGRVVGVEAAGPDGKPVKVSAAKGVILAAGGFGANVEMRMKYDTQWDGKLDKKIGTTNSPAITGDGIVMAAKAGAKLIDMGYIQLLPVTDPQNGTVSGVCQGTAIYVNTDGKRFVNEMERRDVLSRAALAQKGGVFYRMCTVKNSRVKPDGMTTMGQSIDTLIKAGKVVRGDTIEDLAKKTNIDAAALRQTFEKFNDFCRKQSVDPEFGRPSCAPNIPMYEGPYYAELRTPSVHHTMGGVQIDTDTHVIGKDGKAIPGLYAAGEVTGGIHGTNRAGGNAISDALSYGYVAGANAALGK; encoded by the coding sequence ATGAAATGCTTCAAGATTGCAGCCGCTGCGCTCATCACGATTGCAGCCTTTTCATCGCAGGCCGCTGACGGCGTTTTCCGCGGCGAGGCCATGGGCCACAACGACCTCGTCGTTGTCGATGTAACGGTGAAGGGAGACAAAATAACCGACGTGAAGATCGTGAAGAGCCTCGAGACACCAGCTGTTTCCGAACTTCCGAAAAAAGTGATCCCTGAAATGATCGTGGAGAATCAATCACTCAAGATCGACCGGATCTCAGGAGCCACCTTTTCATCCTTCGCAATCGTTGGGGCAGTCAAGGATGCGCTCACCAAGGCCGGCATTGACGCAAGCAAGTTCCTGCAGGGGTCGTCGCACCGCTATCTCTTTACGGTCCCCGCTGAGAGTGAAGCTGATGTGGTGATTGTCGGAGGCGGTGGTGCCGGAGTTTCTGCTGCCGTTTCCGCAGCCCGCGCAGGCGCTAAAGTCATCCTCCTTGAAAAGATGAGCTTCCTCGGCGGCAACACCGTTCTTGCGGGCGGTGCGCTCAACGCTGCGGATCCGGCTCTGGAAGGGAAGCAGAAAATGTCCGGAGGACAACGCGCCATGGTTGAAGGACTCCTCGCAGAAGAACCACGGAATGAGCTCCACCGTGCTTTGATTGCTGCCTGCCGCACCAAATGGGAGGCACACGTTGCCAAGACGCCGGACGTGCTCTTTGACTGCGAAGAACTTCATGCGCTCCAGACCTGGAAGGCAGGCGACTATGCCGCAAACCTTGAACTCGTCGACAAGCTTGCGAGACTTGCCCCGGATACCGTGAAGCTTCTTGCTTCCATGGGCTTTGATTGGAACGACTTCACGAGTCAATATGTCGGCGCGATCTGGCCTCGTTCGCACGACGCAAAGTACTTCACGAGCGGACAAGGGTATATCGATACCTACCGCGAAACAATCCGGAAAGAAAACCTTCCTGTCACCATCTACTATCAGACGAAGGCTGAAAACCTCATCACGAAGAATGGCCGGGTCGTCGGCGTCGAAGCTGCGGGCCCCGACGGCAAACCCGTCAAAGTCTCGGCGGCAAAGGGTGTGATCCTTGCCGCAGGCGGCTTCGGCGCTAACGTTGAAATGCGCATGAAGTACGACACGCAGTGGGACGGCAAACTCGATAAAAAGATCGGCACGACGAACTCGCCGGCGATCACGGGAGACGGCATTGTGATGGCAGCAAAAGCCGGTGCCAAGCTGATCGACATGGGTTACATCCAGCTTCTCCCTGTAACGGATCCCCAGAACGGAACGGTTTCGGGCGTCTGTCAGGGTACGGCAATCTATGTGAACACCGACGGCAAGCGCTTTGTCAACGAAATGGAGCGCCGCGATGTGCTCTCGCGCGCTGCACTCGCCCAGAAGGGCGGCGTCTTCTACCGCATGTGCACGGTGAAGAACTCCCGCGTGAAGCCCGACGGCATGACGACGATGGGTCAGTCGATCGATACCCTCATTAAAGCGGGCAAAGTCGTTCGCGGCGACACTATCGAAGATCTCGCAAAGAAGACCAATATTGATGCTGCAGCACTTCGCCAAACATTTGAGAAATTCAACGATTTCTGCAGAAAGCAGAGCGTCGATCCTGAATTTGGTCGTCCGTCATGCGCTCCAAACATCCCGATGTATGAAGGCCCCTATTACGCCGAACTGAGAACGCCAAGCGTGCACCACACGATGGGCGGCGTTCAAATCGATACGGATACTCACGTTATCGGCAAGGATGGAAAGGCAATTCCGGGTCTCTATGCAGCAGGTGAAGTCACGGGCGGCATCCACGGCACGAATCGCGCGGGCGGCAACGCCATCAGCGATGCCCTCTCCTACGGCTACGTGGCCGGTGCTAATGCTGCACTCGGTAAATAA